In Silurus meridionalis isolate SWU-2019-XX chromosome 7, ASM1480568v1, whole genome shotgun sequence, the genomic stretch AAGCAATTGCTGCCGCACATCGATCtaggaagggttataaggccatcaCCAAACCATTTTTAACTCACCAATATGCTGtgaaaaaaattgtttacaaaTGAAGGCAAATCTTCCAGGTGTCCCAGAAAATTTAGTCGAACAGTTAAATTGTATGatttaatattgtataattGAGGGGAACCATagcaactttatttttattgtgatgTTTGGTACAATGCAACATTCAATTTCGGTCCATGGTCTTCAATTaagtgtgatttttatttattttttgcccttGTTACAGGGTAGAAAGATGCAGGATGCTTACGTATATAATAACAAACTGGCGAAATATTTTTGGAATTTCAGAAGATTTACAGTTATTATGTATAAATTACATACAGTGCTTTACACCAGTtaggaaaatgtaaaacaacaaacaacaaaaaaaacctgcactAGTTTTTAGAGTAATAATTTCCGTCgttttatttagtgtaattAAAGCATATAGTGCATTACACCAGTTAGGATGAAACTCAATACTATACCATACAAATAGGATGTTTTATTGCAATTAAAACAGTCTttataagttatatatatatatatatatatatttaaactaaaacaattAATTTGTAGTGATTTTGGACTTTCTGAACATTCCCTAGTGTCTTTTCACCTCAGTGGCTTTTCATTTCAATGAACTTGAACTAATCCTAAAATAGCCACCAGCTTTCTCCTCTTCTTACAGCTGCTCATTTTAGTAAGACTAAAAATTCTCTCAGGAAAAAACACTCaggagtttgtttgttttttattctatcgaaaaaacaattttatttccGAAAGCGCCGTAATACAGGGTGGCAAAAATcaccaaaaaaataacaacGCGTGTAGGAAAAGGACAAGAAGGCCGCACCGGAGAAAAGTTTGGATCCACGGTGTCGCCTGCGCGACTTAACCGACCGGCGGCTCACCGAACCCGCAGAGGAATACAGGCATGACCCGGTAGGTTAGAGAGTGAGcgaaacaaacaacaaaaataaaaattaaaccaaTGTGAGATGACTATAAATTTGATGCAAACAATATAGTGTAGTAATTAAAGTATGTGTActattatattaacattttttactttttaccaactttttctgtatttattaattcaagATTAATTTCTGTTAAGTCGACTTGTTTCAGTTCAAATCTATATAATTAATGCTTATCAAATGTACTTTTATACTATAGTGGTACAGTAATAGcttatgttattatatataaatattatttgtgggcaggtgccacccTTATAAAGTTTTTCACCCCCAGTGGCCACCCCAAACTCTGACGTCACCGTTTTTTCTGCCtctaaataactaatgaataaaccCTGATTTCTGCTCAagttggtgattttttttttttattgtatagcacttttaacaatggacattctTCCAAAGCAGATTAACCGTGataaacaggtttaaaaaatacTATTGGATACGTTTTTCCTattgagtgagccagtggcaaaaGCTTCCCGAGAAacgttgagaggaaccagactcaaaatacATGTGcacatctgggtggcaccaaatcaTTAAAATTCCATTATTGTTGATCTGTGATGGGCAtctaaatgcagaactgtttatttgaaatattttagtaGACCGtttgtattaattacagtccaaatccagtctcatagttcttgagttgtttagtaacttcatggatctttaggctggcCATGTCAAATTGTCcttagctgcacagagtgatcTCCATTTAAGGTCTCAACCCAGAGGAAGGTGttaggatgaatcaggcagatctaAGAAATAAGGATTATTAGGGATCCTTATAGTTACATTAAAGTTAAAGACATTGTACTGATGAGATCATGGTGCAAGTAGGGACGCTGGGAAGTAGGGGCTCATTAATAAAGAGGACCTTTTTTACATCGGACTTAAGCAAATTAAAGCAGAATCACATAAGGAAGCCTGACATCAACGGTTGGCACTGACCCTGACCGTGTTTTGAGTATGAAAATGTGTCTAATTTATCCATTATCCACATCATAGATCCATACATGGTCTAATCAAGTTATACCGTAACATATAATTTGAGTCTCTGTTTGTCCGTCTGTCCAGTCCGGCTTCTCTCGAGCACTATAAGGCCGGCATGTTGCTGAGCGGAGTTGGAGATGCTCTGGGTTACAGGAATCAGCTCTGGGAATACAACGAGTCTGGCCCCAACATTCATCAGGTCTGTAATAGGTAAATAAAAGGagtagaaaaataattaaattattagttttttttgctctttgagCCATGATTTCCCTCAGTGTACAATACATTTAGCGTGCTAACcagtaattttatatatacacatacaaaagaTCATTCCTAAATGCAAACTACATACAAAATACATGCACAGTGATCATGACAGCAGGAGTTCTGCATGGCCTGTAGATGGTAAGAAGAAGCCCATTTCATGCACTTTCATGaaccagttttatttattttctttttgtaggAACTACAGGAGCTTGGAGGACTAAAGAACATCACTGTTGAACTTCCTGACTGGCCAGTGAGCGATGATACGGTCCTCCACCTGGCCACTGCTGAAGCTTTAGTCACAGGTTTGACTTTGAGGAAGGGTTGATtccctaaaaaaaataaaaaataaaaaaattctggtTTATAATTTTGCACGAAAGCCTGAGCGAAAATCAATCAATTACTGCCTGtaggaaaagaaggagaagaccTACTGCAAGAGGTGGCGTCTCATTACGTGAAAGGGATGAAAGACATGGAGGGGAGGAAACCTGGACCTTCGAGCATCCTGGGTAAATGAGTAATGAAGCTTGGCATAATTTTAGAGGAGCTGCCAGAACATTGTTAAAGAGAAACTATGGGTTTCTTCGTAGGTGTGTCTCAGTTAAGACCAGGTACTGAAGGGGGCTATCGAATAGCTTACAATCCAGAAGGTACAGGATGTGGCGCTGCTATGAGGTCCATGTGCATCGGATTGAGGTGAGGAAAGTCATTTCCCCAAAGAATGATGTTGAAATTGTGAAAAACACCTCAGCTAACACCATTTCATAACATCAGATACCCTCGGCCGGAGCAGCTCGATTCTTTGGTCACCGTTGCCGTGGAGACCGGAAGGATGACCCACCCTCATCCGACCGGATTCCTCGGCGCTGTTGCTTCTGCGCTGTTCGCAGCGTACGCCGTCCAACGCGTCCAATAAGCACCTGGGGATTGGGtctagtgaaggaggcgtgccCAATAGCGAAAGAGCTCGCGAGATCGTCGGGATACGCCGTTCCTGAGACGGAGAGAGACTGGGGATACTTCACCGAGAAATGGGAATGGTGAGAATCCTGCGGCAACGTGATTACTATATAGTTTTGTAAGAAATTCACGGTTCAGTACGTACCTCGGGTCCTGGATTCAATTTCGGTACGTTATTGCTACTCACTTACTAACAACATTGTGTAGCACAGCTGCTAAACATGTCAATCTTACTAGCTAGCTAaatgtaaccaaaaaaaaaacaaattttctttctctcaggtATCTTGAATTGAGGGGTTTGTCGTTAGGAACCGGTCCGGCGCATTTTCCTGACCGATACGGACCGGCCGAACGGGATGAGGCGTATAAGAGCTTCAGCCTCTCCGGATGGGCGGGCCGAAGCGGTCACGATGCACCGATGATAGCCCTGGATGCGCTTCTGGCCGCGGGGTCAAACTGGGAGGAGTTATTGAGCCGTGCAGGTTTCCACGGAGGTCAGCAATGTCCTTCATACGAAGTCGATTAAACGTGAACCGAATTCACTTCTttaggagaagaaggaggagaaactAGCATTCTTCCATGTGAAGAATCTGTACCGAGCTCTTTCTGGATCTACTGACCAGTTTTAATAGTGTGTAATAGATCTAGAATATCAAATTTATTTAGCTAGAAGGTTATACAGGCTGCCTGTCAGGTTACGTTACACAAGTTAGCTACATTTAACTGTACCTTTAATTAGGACGTCCTTGCTATGTTCCTTCAGATTCAGAAGGCCTTATTCTTGGACTTCACGAATctttctactgtttttttttcccaatgtaACATTAACGTTTGCATTTTTCAGCCATAAGTGCGTGTCCCTTCTTGGTCAGTTTGTTCTTTTGGTTCTGTACAGGAGACAGCGACAGCACGGCGGTCATCGCGTGTTGCTGTTGGGGTCTGATGTACGGACTGGAGGGAGTGCCCAAGTGTAACTACGCCAACCTGGAGTACAGGGACCGGCTGGAGAACAGTGCCGAGAAACTTTACACATTATCCCACTGAAACCATTGCAATCGAAACGGCTAATCGAGAAATGGTTGCCAGTGATTAGAAGAAAAATCTCAAGCGACTGAAAGGCGAAACAGTGTCTTAGATCAATTCTGAAATCTGCTCCACATCAATGTATGGTTCAGTGTCGATTTGGATCATCACATCGAAATCGAACCAGCCAGCTACATTAATTACCCACATGGcctctcaaaaaaaaagaatatatatgaATAGATTAGCAATCCTTTATATTGGTAGCTAGCTAACTCCAACTAGTGAACGCTAAGCTAGCAAGTTACTATTGGTTGGATATTGTTGTAGAATCAAGCTGGCGAAATCGAATAACTACTAATGTATTATATTAGTAATTTCTGGACTGTTGGTAATTATAAAGCTAAATCTAACACATTGCACATGATTTTTGTCTTAGTTTGATCAAAAACTAGTATGacgttaaaaaataaaaaatatacaacttgtccactgttttacattttattcttctagactttggaaaaaagacagttgGTAGGTTTTTCTGAGAACTTTAGTTTTCGTTTTTGAGGTaaacttgtcttttttttacattaagaacaaagtagagatttttttttaatgtttttccttgaatttttatttatttatttttttttttttattaatattcattacattattttattatacatttttgtagtattattatttttgtagtcGCGCCTACAGCCGGTATTACGGTTATCAGGCGCAGTAATGGCGGCCCCCTGCTCGCGCCGGTGGATCGGTTGCGTCCCAATCGTCGCTGTTCTTCCTACAAAGTGCACTTCAGCGGGTATTGAAATGACAGGCTTTTAAGTCCTGCATATTGTACTTGACGGCGAAGCGGGACACAATTGGGACGCACCCGGTGAGATTTCGTCTAGAAAAGATGCATGTTATAGGTAAAGGACACGATACACGATCAAATATTGTGTATCGAAAAAATAACTCATGATAATTTTTTAAGACATTGTAATACCTccatataagaaaaaaaaaatagcatgaaATAATTGAGCACAGTATCTGtaaatgattattttctttctttctttcttaagaTCATTTCCTTATGCTGACCCTTTAACATTTCCCATGTGGCAACTACGGAGGCTGGTGGTCCGACATCATTTCCTGTCCGGGTGTCACAATCGGACCATCACCGACGTTACCCACCACAATTATGACGTCATAGTGGTGGGTGGTGGCCATGCTGGAACGGAGGCAGCCGCTGCGGCAACCAGGATCGGAGCCAAAACGCTTCTGGTGACGCAGAAGTTCGAAACGATCGGTAGGTCATGGTGCATCCGATATGTAAGAAGAAAGTGGAGGGCTGTGCATTTCACCCCCAGACCTTTAGTGGTGTCCGATTGCTATTACAGGTATCTCAAATCTTCTACCGTTTTGTTCCAGGGGCGCTGTCTTGTAACCCCTCACTGGGAGGAGTAGGAAAAGGTCAGCTGGTGAAGGAGGTGGATGCTCTGGATGGCCTGATGGGTCGAGCTGGCGACTACGCCGGCGTTCACTTCTCCATCCTCAATCGTAGTAAAGGACCTGCAGTGTGGGGCCCGAGGGCACAGCTAGACCGAGAACGCTACAAGGAGTTCATTCAGGTATCGGGATGCCCCCCGGagtagggatgtgcatctccataactatTACATACTATTTCTCTCACAGTGTTGATCCAGGCCGGTAATTTCCGTGTGATATTTTTCCCCCCAGTCGGAGTTGCTCAGTACGCCCAATCTGACTGTAATCGAGGGATCTGTCGAGGATTTCATCGTGTCACCGGCCGACCCGGGAAAACCAGGAAAAAGTAGAGTGACTGGCGTTCGCATAGGTAAGGACCGATAGTCGTTTTGTTCCTATTTCTTTGATGCATACCCGCCGTCCGTTTGATGCATGCCCTCTGCGTTCGTCTTAGCCAATGGCGTTGGGGAAATCCTCGCCAGTTCCGTCGTCATCACCACCGGCACTTTCCTTTCCGGTTCCCTCTTTATGGGCCAGACCACCTCTCCGGGAGGGAGGATGGGCGAACCCCCGTCCTGCGCCAGTATCTCCTACAGTCTGAGAGAAGTCCTCGGGTTAAAACTCGGCCGCCTGAGGACCGGGACGCCGCCTCGGATCGTGAAAGACACAATTGATTTCTCCCTCGCCGAACTTCACCTTCCAGACCCGCAGCCGACTCCGTTTAGCTTTGTCAACAAACGCACACATTGCAAGGTGACGGCATCCGGCAGTAAAGTCGAGGTGAAAATTAATCTGGACTATGAAACATATTTCACATGTACCTGTTGTTTTGTTGGTTCGGTAGCCTGAGGATCAGCTCCCTTGTCACCTGACGTACACGACACCGGGTGTGGATCGAGTGGTGCGAGAGAGTTTGCATGTGAACTCGCACATACAGCAGGACACCAAAGGACCCAGGTACCCAATGCAGACATGGATATCATCGTTCTGGAATGTCCCGTTAAAGGTCTAGTCAACGGTTAATTTCCTTCCCACAGGTACTGTCCGTCCATCGAGTCTCGGGTTCTGCGTTTCCCAGGGCGACAGCATCAGGTGTGGTTGGAACCGGAAGGCTTGACGTCCGACCTCGTGTACCCTCAGGGCTTGTCCATGACGATGACCCCCGAGCTGCAGCTTCGGCTCCTCAGGGAAATTCCTCCTCTGCATCGGGCGGAGATTAGAACACCGGGTAGATGTCTTTTATATTGGTAGAAATTAGCGTAGAACTCACTACTGGTTACAGATTTCATGCCCTATATATTAAGTGACACGGTTTCCTCGAGATTTGCAAGGTTCTCACAGTGTGGCTATTCGTGTAGGTTACGGGGTGCAGTATGACTTCATTTGCCCCATGCAGCTCTTTCCATGGCTGCAGGTGAAGCGCGTTCAGGGGCTTTTCCTGGCAGGGCAGATTAATGGGACGACGGGCTACGAGGAAGCAGCAGCACAGGTACAACAGCATAgaatccagcagctccgtggtGTGAATGTTCTTAGAACTTCTGGATTGTACTTACCTGCTGTACACCGTCCTGCTCGTCTCATATCAGGGTTTGTGGGCGGGTGTGAACGCCGGAAGGACCGCCCTCTCACTCCCACCGCTGTCCCTGTCTCGTACCGAGAGCTACATTGGCGTGATGATCGACGACCTGGTGAGTCGCGGAGTTACTGAACCGTACCGCATGTTCACCAGCCGCGCCGAGTTCAGGACCTCGCTCCGGCCCGATAACGCCGACCTGCGCCTCACGCTCAGAGGTACCGTAGGCTTCCGTACCGAGTTtatgattttaattttatagCAGTCAAGCACGATTTCATATTTATCtaatcttaaatatatatatgagttgCATGAATGATATCTCTGatcatgcaaaaaataaaaaccattttTTTCTGGCCCCCCTGAAAGCTTCAGCCACTTTACAAAAATCTCATAACATAGGAATGCTCTGGAAAGCGCTGTCTGCCTtcttctgcatacatgagcACACTGATTAATAAAGAGAGAATGCCATCACTTACCCACACTTAcccagggtaaaaaaaaaataaataaaaaatttttttttaaaatacaatctaAATATTAAACCAATATGTGCTTATTTAGTTTGAGAAAACATAAAgggtcatatttaaaaaatgtaataaattatttttttaataatatactaGTAAATACCTATTTAGTCAGAGAAAACAGAATAAAGGgtcagatttaaataaaaaataataaaaaaatgaataaaaagggTGTAATTTTTAACTAATACACCAGTACGTGCTTATTTAGTTTGAGAAAAAATATGGgccatataaaaaataataataataatttaaaaatatactaGTATGTGCTTATTTAGTTTGAGAAAACATAATAAAGGGGtcggattaaaaaaaaaaaaggtaatttttttaaaccataaaaataaaaagataattttTCAAGTATGTGCTAATTTAACAGAATAAAGTgtcagattaaaataaataaatgtaaataatagacCACTATAAGCTCATTtagttttaaaacaatgtctctTTATTAAATTGTGAAAACAAATTCATGTGCAGCAGTACAATATACCGGTTTCATTTAGGTTTTGAAGAGGTGGGTTGCGTGTCGTCACAGCGCTACAGCGAGGCATCGCGAACGAGCTGTGCTCTGAGCGAAGCTCTCTTCGCCCTGCGCTCGGTCACATTGTCCTCCCCTCGCTGGAGAGAGAAACTGAGAGGCGTCGGGATCAGCGAGGCGAAAAGCACGCTCGTCAGGTAAACAGGTTCGCTGCGAGTCGTTCTCTAAAACGAATAGCGTCGCTTGATAGAAAGAATAATTATTCAAGCTTTCTATTTTATACTGTTACTACATCTTTTTCAGCGGAGAGGAGATGCTGCAGCATAAAGAGGTCTCATTTGAAATGCTGGCCTCCATCTTCCCTGAGATTTTAGCACCATACCTCGAATTTTCCCAGCGGATTAAAATCGAAGGCGAGTATATAATCAAATTAATTGAAGACCGGGTGCCTGTAATGTGTAAGCAATTTATGTGTGGTACTTGCAATGACCgatttcctgtttttatttccagagGGAAAAGATTAATCCGTGTTTCTTCCGCCACCATGCTTCAGATCTTATATGCTATATTTATACGTGTCTGATTTTTGATCTGCTTTTCTCCACGTTAGCGGTGTACCGTCCACACTGCGAGAATCagaagagagagatggtgagGATCCAGGAGGAAGAAAGTCTCACGCTTCCTCCGGACATCGACTACCTCTCGCTTCCCGTATCTCTCTCTGACGAGGTGCGGGAGGTGCTGGATCGAGCGCGGCCCGACACCGTGAGTGCACAACACATTCAAATACATTCGTTTCCGATTTTCCCATCACCACCAGTAATTTCGTCTCGAGCACAACAGCTATTTTGTCTGCCCTGTTTTTTCAGCTGGGAGCGGCAACCCGTCTGCCAGGCGTCACTCCGGCCGCCGTCGTCCACCTGCTCAACTACGTCACCAAGACGGAGCGCAAAACAGAGCGAGCAAGAGAACGTGGACTTAGAGACATGAACTGACagtaaaggaataaaaaaaatttttaatgcaaataaaagaaagaatttatttaaatgcaaaaaaaaaaaaaagatttatttgaatgctaactaaaaatgtttttattaaataaaaaaaaattgtcaaaatccacaaaatatttttgtacatcaaacaaaaaagagcaataaattaatttcatcctcaaaaaagtaattaaaaaaaattttttttgaatgtttaaaaaagtttttataaaaaaaaaatacactgaataaaagttttttgtacatgaaacgaaaaaaacaataaataaatgtaatactcaaaaaagtaatttaaatgccaaaaaaaaagaatcctaaaaaaaagtttttattaaataaaaaaagtaaaaataattaaaataattaaaagatttttgtacatgaaacaaaaaaaagcaataaattaATCCGCAGTTTCAATGCTGAACCATATCAgcactaataataaatagtaattgTCCTCCGCTTTCTCGTGCTCTACCCACGGTCTAGTTCTTCCGCCCCTCTGGTGAAGAACCCGAATGGGAACTTCCACTCGGGCCGCGGTTCGGCTCGGGGAGGTTCTGGGTAAATGGTAGCATCAGAGAAAATCACCTCGGTGCTCAGAGGAAGATGGGAAAAGACGGGACACTGGAACAAGAGTCACGTTTGGGATTATAACACGTCATGCGCACCCACACAGACACGTTCTCTGAATTCCGCACGTGCCTCACCTTCAGGATTTTGCAGCTGAAGACGTATTTGGCACCCAGGATGTGATTCTGGGGCAGAGCCAACGTTCCGGTCCGAGCCCAGAGAATCCTCAGTGATAGGGAGACGGGTACCAGACATCCTGTCTCGCACGCCTCGTCCTGTAAAGTGCACAAGCAGGAAAACGCTATACAACGCTTTTGATAGGTAAcggttgctatagtaacagttAATTCACTGGGATATAGCAACAATGTATATCGAATTATTACTATACTGCTTCGTATGTATCTttattgtatcgtatcgttggctatgatCGAGATGCAAATCACTTCGGCCTCAGTTGTAGAGATGCACATGGTTCTTTAATGGGGTTCTGATGGTTCATATAAGGTTTTCTTTTAATAGTTAGCGTTTGTGTAAGGAGTCTCTGTTATCAGTTCTTTCGTCTA encodes the following:
- the mto1 gene encoding protein MTO1 homolog, mitochondrial produces the protein MWQLRRLVVRHHFLSGCHNRTITDVTHHNYDVIVVGGGHAGTEAAAAATRIGAKTLLVTQKFETIGALSCNPSLGGVGKGQLVKEVDALDGLMGRAGDYAGVHFSILNRSKGPAVWGPRAQLDRERYKEFIQSELLSTPNLTVIEGSVEDFIVSPADPGKPGKSRVTGVRIANGVGEILASSVVITTGTFLSGSLFMGQTTSPGGRMGEPPSCASISYSLREVLGLKLGRLRTGTPPRIVKDTIDFSLAELHLPDPQPTPFSFVNKRTHCKPEDQLPCHLTYTTPGVDRVVRESLHVNSHIQQDTKGPRYCPSIESRVLRFPGRQHQVWLEPEGLTSDLVYPQGLSMTMTPELQLRLLREIPPLHRAEIRTPGYGVQYDFICPMQLFPWLQVKRVQGLFLAGQINGTTGYEEAAAQGLWAGVNAGRTALSLPPLSLSRTESYIGVMIDDLVSRGVTEPYRMFTSRAEFRTSLRPDNADLRLTLRGFEEVGCVSSQRYSEASRTSCALSEALFALRSVTLSSPRWREKLRGVGISEAKSTLVSGEEMLQHKEVSFEMLASIFPEILAPYLEFSQRIKIEAVYRPHCENQKREMVRIQEEESLTLPPDIDYLSLPVSLSDEVREVLDRARPDTLGAATRLPGVTPAAVVHLLNYVTKTERKTERARERGLRDMN
- the LOC124388884 gene encoding LOW QUALITY PROTEIN: protein ADP-ribosylarginine hydrolase-like (The sequence of the model RefSeq protein was modified relative to this genomic sequence to represent the inferred CDS: inserted 1 base in 1 codon) is translated as MTRPASLEHYKAGMLLSGVGDALGYRNQLWEYNESGPNIHQELQELGGLKNITVELPDWPVSDDTVLHLATAEALVTGKEGEDLLQEVASHYVKGMKDMEGRKPGPSSILGVSQLRPGTEGGYRIAYNPEGTGCGAAMRSMCIGLRYPRPEQLDSLVTVAVETGRMTHPHPTGFLGAVASALFAAYAVQXRPISTWGLGLVKEACPIAKELARSSGYAVPETERDWGYFTEKWEWYLELRGLSLGTGPAHFPDRYGPAERDEAYKSFSLSGWAGRSGHDAPMIALDALLAAGSNWEELLSRAGFHGGDSDSTAVIACCCWGLMYGLEGVPKCNYANLEYRDRLENSAEKLYTLSH